Within Paenibacillus sabinae T27, the genomic segment AGCCGTCTCTTTCGATTTTTTGAAAAATAGAAAACAAAGGATGAACGCAAAGCTATTCTCTTCCGGCCAGGAAAGACCGCGAAGCCGGCTGCCGGCGGGCGACAATAGGAGCCTTGTATTGTTTGGCGATTTTGAGATACAGCGCTAGCTCGCGGCACAACTGGAGAATAGCCGAGCGAACCTCGAACTCTTCCCTTGTAGAAGGCAGCTGCATTTCCCGGAACTCCTGCTCCAGCTTGTCCAGCAGCTTCTCCGTTCTTCCCGTGTACTCTTCATTCAGCACGTCGCTGCTGAGCTGCTCGAACAGCTCGGCAACCATTTCGCCATGAGGCAAATGCTGGTATACCTGGGAGAGAAGCTGAATCATGTTCTGTATCGATTCCAGCTGCTCTTTGCGCATGTAAAAATAGACGTTCCACGCCTCGTCCGGATGAATGACGCTGTTCTCCATCTCCCTTGAGGCGGCCGTCAGGCCGCGCTGGACCGCGCTGCCCGCCTGGATCAGCTCTTTGCCGTCCCAAATATACTGCGGATCGTGCAGCGTACTTGAAATTTGCCTGAAAATAATAGAGAACAGCCCATCCACCTCTTTGCGAATGGTGTACATCATTTCACCGGTCTTCGGCATGTAGATCAGGTTGACCAGACCGGCTGAACCGAGTCCGATTGCAAGCAATTCCACCTGCTGGATCAGTACATGAAGGTTTAATTCGG encodes:
- a CDS encoding aromatic acid exporter family protein, which gives rise to MGFRVVKTAAATLLSVMLAAAAGIPNAQGAGLLAILGVEVTRKRSVKTITARFFASVVGLFFGCGLFWLLGFHYWVLGLFVLFGFPLIVRAGFREGIVTSSVIVFRVFGQAELNLHVLIQQVELLAIGLGSAGLVNLIYMPKTGEMMYTIRKEVDGLFSIIFRQISSTLHDPQYIWDGKELIQAGSAVQRGLTAASREMENSVIHPDEAWNVYFYMRKEQLESIQNMIQLLSQVYQHLPHGEMVAELFEQLSSDVLNEEYTGRTEKLLDKLEQEFREMQLPSTREEFEVRSAILQLCRELALYLKIAKQYKAPIVARRQPASRSFLAGRE